A genome region from Sneathia sanguinegens includes the following:
- the atpH gene encoding ATP synthase F1 subunit delta produces MSDRKVAMVYSQAIYDIAKQKDQIFPVLEMLEILVQHIKDDEEFKKFLEYPIIDATIKKEILNVIYQDIKDIPIEVLDYLIDKKRLANISEIKDEYLKIYNENHNRLIVTAIFAKELTEEQKTRLIRKLEKIKNKKILLHVVVDKSIIAGGILKIGDEVIDGSIRTQIKEFKNRF; encoded by the coding sequence ATGAGTGATAGAAAAGTAGCAATGGTTTATTCACAAGCAATATATGATATAGCTAAACAAAAGGATCAAATTTTTCCAGTTTTAGAAATGTTAGAAATATTGGTGCAACATATTAAAGATGATGAAGAATTTAAAAAATTTCTTGAATATCCAATTATAGATGCAACAATAAAAAAAGAAATATTGAATGTAATTTATCAAGATATTAAAGATATTCCTATAGAAGTTTTAGATTATTTAATTGATAAAAAGAGATTAGCTAATATTTCTGAAATTAAAGATGAATATTTGAAAATCTATAATGAAAATCATAATAGATTAATTGTTACAGCAATATTTGCTAAGGAATTAACAGAAGAACAAAAAACAAGACTTATAAGAAAATTAGAAAAGATAAAAAATAAAAAGATATTACTTCATGTAGTAGTAGACAAAAGCATAATTGCTGGAGGAATTCTAAAAATAGGTGATGAAGTAATAGACGGTTCTATAAGAACACAAATAAAAGAATTTAAAAATAGATTTTAG
- the atpF gene encoding F0F1 ATP synthase subunit B, whose product MENSLISIDLSMIIQMINFLIMVYVFWRLFGKKIGGIIEERKKIALKDLEKVNEERKTLEEQKATSEKLRKESKRRANDIIIKAEKQADERKEQILANANQTRERMLMKAEADIVKMKEKAKAELQQEIGKMAIDLAEKILKENISKDENLQNKSIENFIDEIGE is encoded by the coding sequence ATGGAAAATAGCTTGATATCAATAGATTTATCTATGATAATTCAAATGATAAATTTTCTTATAATGGTTTATGTTTTTTGGAGATTATTCGGTAAAAAAATTGGTGGAATAATTGAGGAAAGAAAAAAAATAGCTCTTAAAGATTTGGAAAAAGTTAATGAAGAAAGAAAAACATTAGAAGAACAAAAGGCGACTTCTGAAAAATTAAGAAAAGAATCAAAAAGAAGAGCTAATGATATAATTATAAAAGCTGAAAAACAAGCTGATGAAAGAAAAGAACAAATTCTAGCTAATGCTAATCAAACAAGAGAAAGAATGTTAATGAAGGCTGAAGCAGATATTGTTAAAATGAAAGAAAAAGCAAAAGCTGAATTACAACAAGAAATAGGAAAAATGGCTATTGATTTAGCAGAAAAGATACTTAAAGAAAATATTTCAAAAGATGAAAATTTACAAAATAAGAGTATAGAAAACTTTATTGATGAAATAGGTGAATAA
- the atpE gene encoding ATP synthase F0 subunit C — protein sequence MGVEIVKAAALLGAGIAACGGIGAGLGQGLTSAYAVEAISRQPEAKSEIMSTLFIGCAITESTGIYALLISLILILLKG from the coding sequence ATGGGAGTTGAAATAGTAAAAGCAGCAGCATTATTGGGAGCTGGGATTGCAGCTTGTGGTGGTATAGGTGCAGGACTTGGTCAAGGTTTAACATCAGCATATGCAGTTGAAGCAATTTCAAGACAACCTGAAGCTAAAAGTGAAATAATGAGTACATTATTTATAGGTTGTGCGATAACAGAATCAACTGGTATATATGCTTTATTAATTTCACTAATATTAATATTGTTGAAAGGATAA